Genomic window (Haloarcula limicola):
TATCGGTGTCCCCAGATAGCAGGAAATCCCCCAGTCCGCGTTCCCCGCTCGGTCGGCTAACTCGGATGCGTCATTCCGGACATCGTTCAGTACGAGTGTCTGCTCGGTTTCGACGGCGCGCTCGCAGTTCGTTATATCGAGCGGCGCCGTATCGCCGGCTTCGAGGTCGGCGTCTGCCGGTGTGGCGACGGCTTCGAACAGGTAGGAATTGGCGTTTTTATCGACCCGAGAGAGCGTCGCGTAGTCCGTTCCGACTGCCGTCCGAACGACCTCGAGCAGCGCGTCGATCTGCTCGTCAAACGAGAGTTCGGGGTCTGCGATAACGTCGTACGCGCGGTTCATAGCCTGCTCGCGTTTCTGTAGTCGCGTCCGGCGGCGAGCGCGTTCAGAGACGTCACGGAACTGAAGCCACAGGTCCGTCCCCATGGGATACGCACGTCCGGCCAGCCAGCGATCCAGTGAAGGGAACTGTGCTTCGAACGACCTCGGTTCCCGTGTTTCACGGGCTCGTTCGAGTGCTTGCTGGAGACTCGACTCAGGGGTCCCGAAGAGGACTTCGCGAGCATCTGTTCCGAGAAGGTCGTCTTCGGTCCGCTGGAGAACCTCCACGGCGTATCGGTTACAATATGTAACCTGCCACCGCTCATCAAGGCCGACAACACCGTCGACAATACGTCTATAGACTGCTATCGGCGGAGTAGCAGTGGCCGATGTCTCTGTCGGTTCGTGATCGGCCATTTATATAGTATAGTCGCTCAAAATACATAAATCCAATCCCGTCTCTGCGGTTATTGCGTTCGTTGGAATCTGGCTTGCTCCTCGTTATCGTCCCCCGCATTTATTCATCGCTCCGCACTGTCGCGGTGCAAACGAATCAGGAACGCTGTGACTAGTCGATGAGATTCTCAAGGCGGTCCGCACGCCGCCGTATCGCTCTCGGTAATTTCACACGTCCACCCGTAGACGTCCGCGAGTGCATCGCTCTAACTCACCGCTCGTTGGTTCGTTCCCCAGTGGAAGAGACCAGCCCCGAGGACGATACTGGCACCCAATACGACGAAGGGCAGTACAGATCCACCGGTCGCGTTTCGAATCGCGCTTACGACGAGCGGTGCGAGGAATGCCGAACCGGCCACGGCGATATTGATCAGGCCGACCGTCGCCGTCGCATTCTCGGAGCCGAAGCGAGTGAGGATAATCGGTGACCAGAGCGAGGCGAGAGGGCCGAGAGCGACACCGAATCCGAAGAGTACGAGATAGAGTAGGAGGTTCGAACGCGCGAACGGGAAGGCAAACGTACAGAGGCCGGCGAGGACGACACTCGCTACGAAGGTCTCGCGCTGCCCCACGCGGTCTCCGACGATCCCGCCCCCGATACGGGTGAAGACGCTGACGCCACCGATGACACTGAGCCCAGCGGCGGCGACCCTGACATCGATACCGTTCGCTGTGAGAATCTCGACGAGGTGAGCGGAGAGCACGTAATACCAGCTGAACGCGAGGGCGAACCCGAGAGCCGTGCTGAGAAACCGCCGGTCGCCGATCCTCGCACGGAGCCACGCGGTATCGACTGTGGCGGCACTCTGGGACTCCCGTGGTGGTCGGTGATAGACGAGGCTCGATACGAACACGAGAACGGCGGTTACGCCGATGACGATAGCGAAGGCGGGTCGGAGGCTGGTCCGGTCGAACAGCCGGAGCCACACGAACGGTAGCAGTAGCGGACCGAGACCGATCCCCGTCATCGTGACACTCGTTGCGAGCCCCTCGTGGATATCGAACCACTGCGGTGCGAGCGACACGACGATCGTAAACGCGGTACCTCCCGCCGTACCGAGGAGTGCAAACGCGACGACGACGCCGGCGTAGGAGGTGACGATTTGCAGGAGCGCGGTCGCAGCGACGAGACCGACGCCGACCGCCGCGAGGATCGGTCGGAGTGAGAACCGAGCAGCGAACACGCCGAAGAGGCCGCCGATCAGCAGGAAGAACGCAGTCGTGATCGAGAACACCGACGAGACCTGCAACGAGGAGAGGCCGAAGGTCGCGGCGAGGCGGTCAGCGTAGACGGTGAAGGTGAAGACAGCCCCCCAGATGGCCGTGAGGAGGCAGATACCGAGTCCGACGATCAGCCACCCCTGCGCGGAGTCGAGGGCCTCTTCGCGCGCAGTGGACGTCTCAGTCGCAGTCATACTCTCTACATCCGCTACCGTAGTTACGTACTGTCTGTCGAGGGAAACTGGCCATCATTCAGAGTGCTGTCCGAATCGAGAGTGTCTTCTGGAGGACTACGCCTGTACTGGCACGTCTCATCGATCTCGAAGAGTGTCCGTGCCGAAAGCGTTCTTCGCCGTGAACTGTGTCGCTGTGAGGTCTAGTGATCCAACACCGATGATTGGGCTGTCTAGCATACTAACTGATTAGTTAGTTAGTGCGAAAAATGTCTCGATCTCACACCGACCGGCTGTCGTTGAATTCCGGCCGGCTGTGCTGGTGAGAGTTCCCGGTCGACTCCTCGAAACACAGATTCAGATACCACACGCGGGACGAACCGGATAGACGTGATGACGGCCATCGCGGAGATAGTAGGATACAAGCCCTGGTCAGCGATTCGCGGCTTGGCCATCGAGGCGGGCTTTCCGGACGATATATCGGCGCTTCAGGGGTAACGCAGTCTTCACAGGTGTCCGAGGTTCCGCATTCAGTCGCCCTGCTCCATGTAGAGCGAATACATGATGATCGCGAGTCCGACCGCGACGAGCAAGCTATTGATCAACACGCCGGTCTCGAGGGATACCGAGAGGGCCTGATTAGCGATGCCAGCGAGGAGTGCACCGAGTGTGATGATGCCGAACCCGACCCCGAGCACGCGCAGCGACGGGGCTTCGGTTCGGCGATAGGCCTTATATGCGATGACCGTGATTCCCCCTCCAAGCAGGAGGATCACCGTCTTCACGGCGATGATGGCCGTATCGACCCACGTCATAGTTCGTCTCCCATCTTCGACCAGATATCGGCGAGACGCTCGTCGGACTGTCGGGACGGTCGGCCGACCGTCACTGAAAAGGTGTCCGTCTCGTCCATAGAGATCGTGACGTCGTCGAAGTCCCGTTCGTATTTGGTCGTTCGCCCTCCGCCGGAGTTGATCGTATCTCGCTCTCGAACGAGCGACGCTCGGCTAAGACGGTCTAATTTCCGGTACACCGTCGATTTCGGTATCTCGCAGGTGTCGATAAGTTCGGTCGCTGTCATGGGTTCGGCCGTTTCACGGAGGATGGCCCGACAGTCGGGGTCGTCCAGCGCGTTCAGGACGTCCTGCAACGACGGCGTGTCGTCGGCTGACGCTGGATCACTCGCCATCGGTCGGACGTGGTGGGAACTCGGGAGCGGGCATCCGGTTACGAGTCGAAGGCGCGGGGGTGACAGCCGCTTCGGAGCGGGGCCGGTGGCGATCTGCTGCCGGAGATAGCTGCCGTAACCGCCGGCATCAGACGGCACCACTGTCCGCGGCATACGCCTCGAGTAGCTCCTTGTACCGGGTTCGAATCGTGACTTTGCTGACGTGTGCGGCGTCGGCGACAGTCTCCTGTGTCAGTTGTTCGTTCGCGAGATGCGTCGCCGCGTAGATCGCCGCTGCGGCGAGGCCTGCCGGACTCTTCCCGCTGTGAACGCCTTCGGCTTTCGCGGTCCTGAGGAGGTCCCGAGCCTGACGAATCGCCTCGTCACTCACTTCGAGTGCCGATGCGAACTGAGGCACGTATTCGAGTGGATCCGCCGGTTCGATCCGGAGGTCGAGTTCTCGAGACGTGTATCGGTATGCCCGCTGGATGCGGATCTCTTTCACTCGGCTCACGGTCGCGAACTCCGAGAGCGACCGCGGGGTGCCGTGTCGCCGGGCGGCCGCGTACAGCGCCGCCGTCGACATGCCTTCGATGGACCGGCCGGGGAGGAGGTGCTCATCGACCGCTCGGCGGTATAGCGCTCCGGCAGTTTCACGGACCGGATCAGGCACGCCGAGTGCGGACGCCATGCGGTCGATCTCACCGAGCGCTTGTCTGAGATTTCGCTCGTGAGCGTCTTTCGTTCGGAACCGTTCGTCCCACGTTCGCAGGCGCTGCAGTTGCTCCCGTTTCTGCGCGGAGACTGACTTCCCGTAGGCGTCCTTGTCCTGCCAGCCGATCGTCGTACTCAGCCCCTTATCGTGCATGAGCTGGGTCGTCGGCGCGCCGACGCGACTCTTCTCCGCACGCTCGTCAGTATAGAACGCCCGCCACTCCGGTCCTCGGTCGATCGATATGTCGTCGAGTACGAGCCCGCACTCCTCGCAAGTCGTCTCCCCGTGTTCCTCGTCGTGGACGACCTGTCCGTCGCACTCCGGACACGACGAGGGCGGCTGGGGTTCGGTATCCGCTCGCTGTTCCTCTATATCGGATCTTCCCGTATCGAGTTTCGGATTGGACATGCGTAATAGGCCTCGAATAGCGGCGCACAGTTGTTCCGAGCGTGTCTCTATCAGGGACGAGGGCGGTCGGCCAGAAGAAGGTGTGTCGGTTTCCCATACACTGGGAATCCGTCGGTCTGGTCGTATCGAGATCCGCGAATCCCATCCTCGGGATACCGACGGAGGCGATTCGGGCACCGTACCAGAACCTCTACTCGCGTGCCGCTCGATTACCCAACAATGAACCGTAGACGGGCCCTCAAGAGCGGACTTGGACTACTGGGGGGGACGGCTCTCACCGGGTGTCTCGGCAGTCTCGGTTTCGAGACGCAGTCGGCGTGGCGCGACCCGCCGCTCGTCGAGGATCGCCCTCGGGCAGTCTATTACCCCGCGGTCGTGGAGGGGATGGGAACGTATGGGACGACGACCGCCGGTGATGTCGGATTCGCGCTGATGCACTCGTTCCCGCACCGGTTCTGGAATCTCACGGGGACGGACAAGACGGAGGTCGTCGTCCAATCCGACGACTCGCTCCACCTGATGGCGAGCGCGTGGGACGTCGAGACGAATACGATCCTGCCGGTGGATATCTCCGCAGAGATCAGCGATACCGACGGGCGAGTGGCCAGTAGCACGCTGTGGCCGATGATCTCGCCGAACATGGGGTTTCACTACGGGGACAATATCGGGCTTCCGGGCGAGGGAACGTACGATATTACACTTCGCGTCGGGCCACTCCAGACCAATCGGACGAAACCGTTCGAAGGCCGGTTCACGGAGGCGCACTCCGCCACGATGAGTTTCACGTTCGATACGAGTGAAACGTACGATCTCGCGTATCGCAGACTGGGGGAGAAAGCCGGTTCACGGGGAACAGTCGATCTGATGGAAACGCAGCGGGCGCCCGAACCGCTGGCACCGCCAAAGAACGACCTTCCCGGTCGGCCAATCGGTGAGGGGTCCTCCGGCGATGCGACGTTCTTCACCACCGTCGTCGAGGACGGGGCCCGCTTCGGTGAGGCCGGTCGCCCCTCTCTGGTCGTCTCACCACGAACGCCGTACAACCGCGTTATCCTGCCTCGAATGACACTCTCGGCGACCGTGAAGCGCGGACAGGAAACCGTCTTTGAGGGGCCGCTTCAGGCGTCGCTCGACCCCGAGATCAGCTATTATTACGGGGCGTCTCTGTCCGGGGTCGAGTCGGGTGACTCGGTCGCGATTACCGTTCAGACACCGCCGCAACTCGCCCGGCACGACGGTTACGAGACCGCCTTCATCGACATGCCACCGATCGAGTTCACTGTCTGAGTGGGTCGGGCCCCGTCCGAGAATCGAGCACTCGATTCCCGTGGCACAGTCCGGCGTCGATCAGGGTAAGTACGGGGGCGTAGCGCCGGGGAGGGAGAGGATCCAGAGGCTGATCATCGTGTATCCGATCATCACGGCGACGAACGGGTACTGACTTCGAATCGCGACGAGACGACTGGAGAAGACGTCGTACGCGACCGCGTGAGTCACCCAGATCGACAGGAGATGGCCGACGAGCACGGCCGCGATACTCAGCCCCTCGAACCAAGACGGCACGGAGAGAACCGAGGGATTCGCCGGTGGGGACAGCGGAGCGGCAAGCGCCGTGGCGAGTGCCGGGCTGAGCGAGACGAACAGTCCCGCGTAGTGGGCGAGGTGATAACCGGCCGCGATCGCCAGGAGCGGTGGAGCGAACCGAAACCCGATCGTCCGAACGGTGACGTAGGTGTCGGTGCTCCGTCGCGAGACGCGGCCCGCGTACCAGTACGCACACAGGAAGACGGCATAGCCGCAGAGAAACAACAGCGTGTAGACGGCGATCGCACGCGTCTCCACGTTTACGACCTCGAACGGGGCGATACCGACGAGGCTCTCGATGGCCGTTGCGCCTGCGCTGGTGGTGATAAAGCCGCTGTACGTGAGTTCCCAGATCAGCGCGACGATGAAGGCAACGTCGGAGGTGTCCGAGACTACGTCTGAATTCCGCAGTCCACTTCCGGGAGGCGTCACCCGGAGCGTCCCGTTGTGCCGTTGAATCGGGGCGACAGCACCGTACAGGCCGAAGAGAACAGAGAGGGGGTCCGCATTGTCGAACCACGATGCCGGACCGAACAGGAGCGCACCGGCAATCGTCATCGTCGAGTAGAGGACGATCCCCGTGGCGAGTGTGGACGGGACGGTACTGACCGGGAAGATAACTTCGGCCCAGACCAGCGCTAACAGGCCGGCGACGGCCGGCCAGCGATGCAACCAGCGAGGGTACTCGCGAAAGCCGGCGGGGAGAACGGTGGCGATAGTCCGCCAGGGGTTGAGTAGCGGCCACGCGTTTCCGACGAGATAGGTCGCTATCGGCAGGCCGGCACGCAGCCCGGTGAACGCGAGTAAGATCGGGAAGCTCGCAGTCGGGAGCTCCGGGCCGGTGAATCCGAGGTACACCGCCAGAGCGAGCGCACCGACGCCGAGACCGCGAGTGAGCCACGTCATCGGTTCCCACCACTGTTCGACCGTCGGGAGTGCTCGCGACCAGCTATGAACGTCGCGGACGAATGTCCTGTCGGTGACGAAACTCGCGAGGAGTGCCGACGCCCCGATCGTGGCACCGCCGGTAGTGAGATAGAGCCACCGTGGAATAGCGAGTGTGTCCCGCGGCCCCTTCGAGAGCGTGAGCCCGTTCGCTGCCGCGACAGTATCGACGACAAATACGGACGCTACGAGCCACGCCAGCGACTGGACGATGCGTCTGCAGTGAGCCGCCGAGAGAACTGTCTTCCCGACCTCCGACGCCGACCACTGCTTCGTCCGTGTCTCGGTATCGGGGGACACGTCCGCGTCCGGATCAGGCGAAGACGGCATACACCATCAGGAATGCAAAATAGAGGAGTATCAACACTCCCAGCATTTTCAGACGGAGTCGACGGAGGCTATCGCCTTCGGCAGAGAATGTCGACGCAAACGCCTTTCGCTCGGATTCGTCGAGTCGGTCGGGATGTCTCACTCCCTTGTGGAGTGAAAGCCGCTTGCCGGTCGGAAAGGGTTGCCCACAGTACTCACACTCGCCCGCCGGTGTTTCGTCCGCGGGTACGGCTGTCTGTATCTGTGACATTGCGATCGGTGTTCGGTAATGTGAACTAGCGGAGTCGCTACTGAAACGGTTCTGGTTCACCAGTCGAATTCCGGCGGTGATATCGCTCTACCCTACTGTCGACCGAGTGACTCGCGTCCGACTGAGACGGCGAAACCGTCTCGTGGCCACGAGACGGCATTTCGATCCCGAATACACCAGTAATGGCGGGTCAGCGTGGCTCGGCACGATCTGCGAACGGCAAAGTCTCCGCGAACCGGACGACAACTGCACCGGCGACCGCACCGACGGTTGCGACCAGAAACAGGGAGGGAGAGAAGAAGAGCGCGACTGAGCCGGCAATTACCAACGGGCGAGTCAGTTCGGCAGTCGGGAGACTGGCCATCATCGCGGTCAGCCCGACTACCGAACCGACCGCCGGAACGGCTTCGGCGAGTCCGGCACCGAGAGTCGCGCCGCCGGCCATCAGCGGGAGAATCGGCCCGCCCTTCCAACCGGTTTCGAGCATCACGCTCACCATGACGATCTTGGCGAAACCGGCTGTCACCAACGCCCAGGCCGCAAGCGGCAACCCCGTGAAGAGTTCGCCGACGACGTCCTGCCCGGAAAACAGGATTCGTGGCGCGACCGCTCCGGCGAGTCCCAGTAAAACGCCACCAAGCGTGGATCGAACGAGTACGTTTCCCGTTGTCCCGACGTTCCGGAGCCGATATCGGAACTGGAGGTAACATACGGAGATACAGCCGCCGGCGACCCCGAGGAGCACTGTGATGACCAACTGCCATCCGAGCGGCGATTGGATCCGGGGAACGGATCGGCCGAAGTGTAGGCCGGCACCCGCGGCCAGTTTAAGCATCAGGAGGCCACAGGCAAGCGCGGCAACTGTCGGTATGCCCTTCCACCATCGCGGAACCGGAGGGACGTCGCCGTCTCCGAACCGCCGTAGTGTCTGCTCGCTTCTGAAGATGACAGAGCGTAGTGACAGACTGGTTCCCATAGCCGTCGCGGTCCACGTCGCGCTGACGGCCGCAGTCAACCTCTCTTTGACTTGCGAACTCAGCCCGCCGCCGATCGTCGCCAACGCCAGTTCGGGCCCCAGACTCGCGCCGAACGTGAGCGAGACGAGTGAGTTCACTGCCTCCTTCGAAATGACGCCGTGATGAATCCGGCGTCCCTCGCGGATTTCCGCGATCAATTCGTCGGCACCTCTGGGATAGTCACCGAGGTACTCGCGACCCAATCCGAGGACGACTCCACCGGCTGTGCAGACGACGAGAGTATACCCCGGGTGACCCGGAAGTACGGCGATCGCTTCGGGGATGATTCTCCAGAGGAGAGTCGTCGACCAGTAGAGGACGCGGAGAAATACGCCCGTCAGGCACCCGATTAGCACTGCGAGACCGATGGCCACGAAGAGAACGCGAGAGAAGTTGCCGACGAGAGGCGAGATAGGGCGTAGATATTGCGACCTCTTCTTTGCCATAATGCCGTATCTAGCCGGAATAAACGGCGAATGAAGTGGATTTCGTTTCACCCGTCGCTGACGGGGCAGCTATACTTTTCTCCCGTGATACCGAGCGTCCCATCGCTCTATTTTCGAGCCGCGAGACAGTCTCCCCCACGTCGCGTCCCCGCCGGTTCAGACCCGCAGACGAGACGAGATACCCCACGGTCACTACTATCAATCTCCGTCCGTTGGAGACTCAGTAGTGGTTTTACCGAGGCTGACTCGAGATTCCGTGAGGGTGGTCTCCCGCCACGTTCCACGTCGATACCATGCATAGGCGAGTGTCGCTCCCGCGACGTTCGAGGTCGCGAACGACAGCCAGATGCCGGATTCGCCGAGCGGATCGGCGGCGATCCACGCGATCGGGAAGCGGATGATGCCGAGCATCGACACGGAGATGGCCGCGGCGGTGAGCGTCTTGCCGGCACCTCGAAAGCTACCGGTGTAGGCCCGCGTGATCCCGATGAACCCGAAGGTCAGCGCGACGTACCGGACGAACTGAGCGGCGATCCCGACGACGTCGGGATCCGTCGTGAAGAGACCGGCGACCGGTGCTGCAGTGACCCAGACGAGGATGCCTGCGGCGGTAAGCACGACGAAGAGCACCTTCGCCGCGAGGTCCGCCGCTCGTTTCGCTCGGTCCGGCTCGTTCGCTCCCACGTTCTGGCCGGTCATC
Coding sequences:
- a CDS encoding chloride channel protein, whose product is MAKKRSQYLRPISPLVGNFSRVLFVAIGLAVLIGCLTGVFLRVLYWSTTLLWRIIPEAIAVLPGHPGYTLVVCTAGGVVLGLGREYLGDYPRGADELIAEIREGRRIHHGVISKEAVNSLVSLTFGASLGPELALATIGGGLSSQVKERLTAAVSATWTATAMGTSLSLRSVIFRSEQTLRRFGDGDVPPVPRWWKGIPTVAALACGLLMLKLAAGAGLHFGRSVPRIQSPLGWQLVITVLLGVAGGCISVCYLQFRYRLRNVGTTGNVLVRSTLGGVLLGLAGAVAPRILFSGQDVVGELFTGLPLAAWALVTAGFAKIVMVSVMLETGWKGGPILPLMAGGATLGAGLAEAVPAVGSVVGLTAMMASLPTAELTRPLVIAGSVALFFSPSLFLVATVGAVAGAVVVRFAETLPFADRAEPR
- a CDS encoding transcription initiation factor IIB gives rise to the protein MSNPKLDTGRSDIEEQRADTEPQPPSSCPECDGQVVHDEEHGETTCEECGLVLDDISIDRGPEWRAFYTDERAEKSRVGAPTTQLMHDKGLSTTIGWQDKDAYGKSVSAQKREQLQRLRTWDERFRTKDAHERNLRQALGEIDRMASALGVPDPVRETAGALYRRAVDEHLLPGRSIEGMSTAALYAAARRHGTPRSLSEFATVSRVKEIRIQRAYRYTSRELDLRIEPADPLEYVPQFASALEVSDEAIRQARDLLRTAKAEGVHSGKSPAGLAAAAIYAATHLANEQLTQETVADAAHVSKVTIRTRYKELLEAYAADSGAV
- a CDS encoding DUF7521 family protein; this encodes MTWVDTAIIAVKTVILLLGGGITVIAYKAYRRTEAPSLRVLGVGFGIITLGALLAGIANQALSVSLETGVLINSLLVAVGLAIIMYSLYMEQGD
- a CDS encoding winged helix-turn-helix domain-containing protein, which gives rise to MASDPASADDTPSLQDVLNALDDPDCRAILRETAEPMTATELIDTCEIPKSTVYRKLDRLSRASLVRERDTINSGGGRTTKYERDFDDVTISMDETDTFSVTVGRPSRQSDERLADIWSKMGDEL
- a CDS encoding MFS transporter encodes the protein MTATETSTAREEALDSAQGWLIVGLGICLLTAIWGAVFTFTVYADRLAATFGLSSLQVSSVFSITTAFFLLIGGLFGVFAARFSLRPILAAVGVGLVAATALLQIVTSYAGVVVAFALLGTAGGTAFTIVVSLAPQWFDIHEGLATSVTMTGIGLGPLLLPFVWLRLFDRTSLRPAFAIVIGVTAVLVFVSSLVYHRPPRESQSAATVDTAWLRARIGDRRFLSTALGFALAFSWYYVLSAHLVEILTANGIDVRVAAAGLSVIGGVSVFTRIGGGIVGDRVGQRETFVASVVLAGLCTFAFPFARSNLLLYLVLFGFGVALGPLASLWSPIILTRFGSENATATVGLINIAVAGSAFLAPLVVSAIRNATGGSVLPFVVLGASIVLGAGLFHWGTNQRAVS
- a CDS encoding iron transporter, translating into MNRRRALKSGLGLLGGTALTGCLGSLGFETQSAWRDPPLVEDRPRAVYYPAVVEGMGTYGTTTAGDVGFALMHSFPHRFWNLTGTDKTEVVVQSDDSLHLMASAWDVETNTILPVDISAEISDTDGRVASSTLWPMISPNMGFHYGDNIGLPGEGTYDITLRVGPLQTNRTKPFEGRFTEAHSATMSFTFDTSETYDLAYRRLGEKAGSRGTVDLMETQRAPEPLAPPKNDLPGRPIGEGSSGDATFFTTVVEDGARFGEAGRPSLVVSPRTPYNRVILPRMTLSATVKRGQETVFEGPLQASLDPEISYYYGASLSGVESGDSVAITVQTPPQLARHDGYETAFIDMPPIEFTV
- a CDS encoding DNA-binding protein gives rise to the protein MSQIQTAVPADETPAGECEYCGQPFPTGKRLSLHKGVRHPDRLDESERKAFASTFSAEGDSLRRLRLKMLGVLILLYFAFLMVYAVFA